Proteins co-encoded in one Sulfurimonas sp. HSL1-2 genomic window:
- the uca gene encoding urea carboxylase, producing MFKKVLIANRGEIACRVIRTLKQMGIGSVAVYTGADTDSLHVSLADEAYYIGHGVASESYLDAAKILDIAKQSGAEAVHPGYGFLSENAAFASACEAAGIAFIGPRTEHMEKFGLKHTARALAEANNVPLLPGSSLLADLDEAKSEAVRIGYPVMLKSTAGGGGIGMQLCFDEVQLLSAYDSVKRLSENNFSDGGMFLEKYVAHARHIEVQVFGDGEGFVATLGDRDCSVQRRNQKVIEETPAPGISDETRQALYKAAQELTASVSYRSAGTVEFVYDTDSGEFYFLEVNTRLQVEHGITEEVTGVDLVEWMIRTAAGENPALYDYAHNPQGHAIQVRVYAEDPMKNFQPSSGVLTNVAFADGIRCDTFIETGLEVSSFYDPMIAKLIVKGNDRSDALAKIGAAIGGTRIDGIETNLRYLGAIVASEVFVQGKQTTKYLDGFSFTPRSIDVLRPGTQTTIQDYPGRSGYWDIGVPPSGPFDSFSFRYANRLVGNSEAAAGLEIAIAGPTLRFNTDSVVALCGAQIDAFIDNEPVAMNEALPVKAGSVLKLKKVHNEGFRTYLAVRGGFDVPEYLGSRSTFTLGQFGGHAGRTLVPGDVLHIDTMTEGDAAVAPAEPRNGLANTWEIGVLYGPHGAPDFFTDDDIETFFATEWEIHYNSNRTGIRLIGPKPQWARTDGGEAGLHPSNIHDNAYAIGAVDFTGDMPVILGPDGPSLGGFVCPVTIVSAELWKMGQLRAGDKVKFVPVEHDTAMAMLKAQEEAIATLSTYDERPFLDPKPIGSPILFADEAKGDLPAMVIRQSGDANLLVEYGEMQLDIELRFRAHVLMEAMKEEAFEGVTDITPGIRSLQVHFDPKVCDRAALIERLKEIELTLPSIDDIEVPARVVHLPLSWDDESTRVAIDKYMKTVRPDAPWCPSNIEFIRRINGLDSIDEVKKIVFGANYLVMGLGDVYLGAPVATPLDPRHRLVTTKYNPARTWTPENAVGIGGAYMCVYGMEGPGGYQFVGRTVQMWNRHRQTQDFKEGKPWLLRFFDQIKFYEVSAEELHKMREDFPRGRMKLDVEETTFSLKAYKDFLAENETSIKTFKTTQQAAFDEERAMWERTGLANFTSESGEVKAETMEIIELGEHDEAVESPVQGSLWKVMAKLGDTVEEGEVLAIAESMKMEVDIEAPEAGKIVKVLCHEGESVHAGKMLFVIEPQA from the coding sequence ATGTTTAAAAAAGTTTTGATTGCCAATCGTGGTGAGATCGCCTGCCGCGTTATCCGTACTCTCAAACAGATGGGAATCGGCTCCGTCGCCGTCTATACGGGTGCCGATACCGACTCCCTCCACGTCAGCCTTGCCGACGAAGCCTACTACATCGGTCACGGCGTTGCCAGCGAGAGCTACCTCGACGCTGCCAAGATCCTTGACATTGCGAAGCAGAGCGGCGCCGAAGCGGTCCACCCCGGCTACGGTTTTCTGAGCGAAAACGCGGCGTTTGCCAGCGCCTGCGAAGCGGCGGGGATCGCCTTTATCGGTCCGCGCACGGAGCACATGGAGAAGTTCGGTCTCAAGCACACGGCCCGCGCCCTGGCCGAGGCGAACAACGTTCCCCTCCTGCCGGGCTCCTCGCTGCTGGCCGACCTGGACGAAGCGAAAAGTGAAGCGGTGCGCATCGGCTACCCGGTCATGCTTAAAAGTACCGCCGGCGGCGGCGGGATCGGGATGCAGCTCTGTTTTGACGAAGTGCAGCTGCTGAGTGCTTACGACTCCGTCAAGCGCCTCAGCGAAAACAACTTCTCTGATGGCGGGATGTTCCTGGAAAAATACGTTGCACATGCGCGCCACATCGAAGTACAGGTCTTCGGGGACGGCGAGGGCTTCGTCGCGACGCTGGGCGACCGCGACTGTTCCGTCCAGCGCCGCAACCAGAAGGTGATCGAGGAGACCCCGGCCCCCGGGATTTCCGACGAAACGCGTCAGGCCCTCTACAAGGCAGCGCAAGAGCTGACGGCCTCCGTATCCTACCGTTCCGCCGGGACGGTCGAGTTCGTCTACGACACCGACAGCGGCGAATTTTACTTCCTCGAGGTCAACACCCGCCTGCAGGTCGAGCACGGTATTACCGAAGAGGTCACCGGCGTTGACCTCGTCGAGTGGATGATCCGCACGGCTGCCGGCGAGAACCCGGCGCTCTATGACTACGCCCACAACCCGCAGGGCCACGCCATCCAGGTACGCGTCTACGCCGAAGACCCGATGAAGAACTTCCAGCCCAGCTCCGGCGTGCTGACGAACGTCGCCTTCGCCGATGGGATCCGCTGCGACACCTTTATCGAAACGGGGCTCGAAGTCTCCTCCTTCTACGACCCGATGATCGCCAAGCTCATCGTCAAGGGCAACGACCGCAGCGACGCGCTTGCCAAGATCGGCGCTGCCATTGGCGGCACCCGCATTGACGGCATCGAGACGAACCTCCGTTACCTCGGGGCCATCGTCGCCTCCGAGGTCTTTGTACAGGGCAAACAGACGACGAAGTACCTCGACGGCTTCAGCTTTACCCCCAGGAGCATCGACGTCCTGCGTCCGGGAACTCAGACGACGATCCAGGACTACCCTGGCCGCAGCGGCTACTGGGACATCGGTGTCCCGCCATCGGGTCCATTTGACAGCTTCAGTTTCCGCTACGCCAACCGGCTTGTCGGCAACAGCGAAGCGGCGGCGGGCCTCGAGATCGCCATCGCCGGGCCGACACTGCGCTTCAACACCGACAGCGTCGTCGCGCTCTGCGGCGCACAGATCGACGCATTTATCGACAACGAACCGGTCGCGATGAACGAGGCACTCCCGGTCAAAGCGGGCAGCGTGCTCAAACTGAAAAAAGTCCACAACGAAGGGTTCCGCACCTACCTGGCCGTGCGCGGCGGGTTCGACGTTCCCGAGTACCTCGGCAGCCGCTCGACCTTTACCCTGGGGCAGTTCGGCGGTCACGCGGGACGTACCCTCGTTCCGGGTGACGTCCTGCACATCGATACGATGACGGAGGGCGACGCGGCCGTAGCCCCGGCAGAGCCGCGCAACGGGCTGGCGAATACCTGGGAGATCGGCGTGCTCTACGGACCGCACGGCGCCCCGGACTTCTTCACGGATGACGATATCGAGACCTTCTTTGCGACGGAGTGGGAGATCCACTACAACTCCAACCGTACGGGTATCCGCCTCATCGGCCCCAAACCACAGTGGGCGCGTACAGACGGCGGCGAGGCGGGGCTGCACCCCTCCAACATCCACGACAACGCCTACGCGATCGGCGCCGTGGACTTCACCGGCGACATGCCGGTCATCCTCGGCCCCGACGGCCCGAGCCTCGGCGGTTTCGTCTGCCCGGTGACGATCGTCAGCGCCGAGCTCTGGAAGATGGGGCAGCTGCGCGCGGGTGACAAGGTGAAATTCGTCCCGGTCGAACATGACACGGCGATGGCGATGCTCAAAGCGCAGGAAGAGGCGATTGCAACCCTCTCAACCTACGACGAACGCCCCTTCCTAGACCCCAAACCGATCGGTTCGCCGATCCTCTTCGCCGATGAGGCGAAGGGCGACCTTCCGGCCATGGTCATCCGCCAGTCCGGCGACGCGAACCTTCTCGTCGAGTATGGCGAGATGCAGCTTGACATCGAGCTGCGCTTCCGCGCCCATGTACTGATGGAGGCGATGAAGGAGGAGGCCTTCGAGGGCGTCACCGACATCACTCCGGGCATCCGCTCGCTGCAGGTGCATTTCGACCCGAAGGTCTGCGACCGCGCGGCGCTCATTGAACGCCTCAAAGAGATCGAGCTGACCCTGCCGTCCATCGACGACATCGAGGTGCCGGCGCGCGTCGTACACCTGCCGCTCTCCTGGGATGATGAATCGACCCGCGTCGCCATCGACAAGTATATGAAGACGGTCCGTCCCGACGCGCCGTGGTGTCCTTCGAACATCGAGTTCATCCGCCGTATCAATGGTCTGGACTCCATCGACGAGGTCAAGAAGATCGTCTTCGGCGCCAACTACCTCGTCATGGGCCTTGGTGACGTTTACCTTGGAGCCCCTGTTGCGACGCCGCTCGACCCGCGCCACCGCCTGGTTACGACCAAGTACAACCCGGCGCGGACCTGGACCCCGGAAAACGCCGTCGGTATCGGCGGGGCCTATATGTGTGTCTACGGGATGGAAGGTCCCGGCGGCTACCAGTTCGTCGGCCGTACGGTACAGATGTGGAACCGCCACCGCCAGACTCAGGACTTCAAAGAGGGCAAGCCGTGGCTGCTGCGCTTCTTTGACCAGATCAAGTTCTACGAGGTGAGTGCCGAAGAGCTGCACAAGATGCGCGAGGATTTCCCGCGCGGCCGGATGAAGCTCGACGTCGAAGAGACGACCTTCAGCCTCAAGGCGTATAAAGATTTCCTCGCCGAAAACGAGACGAGCATCAAGACCTTCAAAACGACCCAGCAGGCCGCCTTCGACGAAGAGCGCGCGATGTGGGAACGCACGGGGCTGGCGAACTTTACCTCTGAAAGCGGCGAAGTGAAAGCAGAGACGATGGAAATCATTGAGCTCGGCGAACACGACGAAGCGGTCGAGTCCCCGGTGCAGGGGAGCCTCTGGAAGGTAATGGCGAAGCTCGGCGACACGGTCGAGGAGGGCGAAGTGCTTGCCATCGCCGAATCGATGAAGATGGAAGTTGACATCGAGGCCCCCGAAGCGGGCAAGATCGTCAAGGTGCTCTGCCACGAGGGCGAGAGCGTGCATGCGGGCAAGATGCTCTTCGTCATCGAACCGCAGGCGTAG
- a CDS encoding N-acyl homoserine lactonase family protein: MTQVKKFWPILTGTHRYEKTLSTRGHGQGIIITAPILSYLIETAHGRILYDVGCDYSKIADDVKRKKFYEHEGFPFGPPTMEEEQRLPNRLAELGLQAEDIDVVFCGHLHFDHAGGVCEFCGAEVHVHEKELEAANALADEAYFKEDFDCPVNWRVYKGDYDLVPGVRAIETPGHTAGHMSMMIELPKGPPILLCGDAADLQENLEQEIVPGLCWQDREDMALDSIKKLKHLAKETGAELWPNHDIKFFESKNRFPRFFH; this comes from the coding sequence ATGACCCAGGTAAAGAAGTTCTGGCCCATTCTCACCGGCACCCACCGCTATGAAAAAACCCTTTCGACGCGGGGACATGGACAGGGAATCATCATAACTGCTCCAATTTTAAGCTATTTGATCGAAACAGCCCACGGTCGGATACTGTATGATGTCGGCTGTGACTACTCCAAGATCGCCGACGACGTGAAACGCAAAAAGTTTTACGAGCACGAGGGGTTTCCCTTCGGGCCGCCGACGATGGAGGAGGAGCAGCGTCTTCCCAACCGCCTGGCCGAACTGGGATTGCAAGCGGAGGATATCGACGTCGTCTTCTGCGGCCACCTTCACTTTGACCATGCGGGCGGGGTGTGTGAGTTCTGTGGTGCCGAGGTGCACGTACACGAGAAAGAGCTCGAAGCGGCCAACGCGCTGGCGGACGAAGCCTATTTCAAAGAGGATTTCGACTGCCCGGTCAACTGGCGCGTCTATAAGGGCGATTACGACCTCGTCCCCGGTGTGCGCGCCATCGAGACCCCCGGCCATACGGCCGGGCACATGTCGATGATGATCGAACTGCCCAAAGGGCCCCCGATCCTGCTCTGCGGCGACGCGGCCGACCTGCAGGAGAATCTCGAACAGGAGATCGTCCCGGGGCTGTGTTGGCAGGATCGTGAAGACATGGCGCTTGACAGTATCAAGAAACTCAAACACCTCGCAAAGGAGACGGGGGCCGAACTGTGGCCCAACCACGATATCAAGTTCTTCGAAAGCAAGAACCGCTTTCCGCGGTTCTTTCATTGA